The region TCGGTCCGATATTTTGGAGGGCTAAAGGCCCGTTATCCACCGATCCGTCCAGAACCACGCTCAAGCAACGATCAGGTATAGTAATACCCAGTCCCGCTCCATCGAAGGGATGCTATGGAAGGTTATAAAGGATAACGCTATGTCTGATTTCCTCTGGCTTGGGTTGATCCTGGCCGCTGTCCTGATCTGGGCGGTGTGGTGTTTCAACCGCCTGGTGCGTCTGCGCAACCAGGTGTGTACCGCCTGGAGCGATATTGATGTGCAGTTGGCGCGCCGCCACGATCTTATTCCTCAACTGGTGCGCACGGTCCAGGCCTACACTGATCACGAACGCAGTCTCTTGACCGCCGTGACCGAGCTGCGTGCGCGGGCTGTCGAGAACCAGCATCCAGGTCAGCTCGCCGCCCTTGAGAACGAGTTGGAGCAGTCGCTGTCTCGTCTTTTCATACTCCAGGAAAGCTATCCGGACCTGAAAGCCGATGGCAACTTCAGCCAGTTACAGCGCGATCTGGTGGAGACCGAAAATCTCCTGCAGTATGCACGGCGGTTTTACAACGGTGCGGTGCGTGCCCTCAATGATCGGGTGCTGCAGTTTCCGGACCTTCTGATTGCGCGAGTAGCGGGCTTTTCAACGGCTGAGTTTTTCAGCGCAGCAGAGGATCAGCGTGACGTGGTTTCGGTGAACAGGGAGGGAATGAAATGAAAGCGTTCTTGAAGGGTCTGTTACTCGCTTTTTTCCTGGCGCCAAGTGTACTGCCGGCGTCAGTGCAGGAGCGGATTCTGAATTTTCATTCAGACATCGTGGTCGAGGCCGATGGCACGCTCGATGTGACCGAGACTATCGAAGTGCGGGCCGAGGGCCGGAATATTCGCCGCGGCCTCTATCGGGATTTTCCAACCCGCTATCGGGACCGTCGCGGTGACCGTGTGGTCGTTGGTTTTGAAGTGGTCAGTGTCACCCGCGATGGCAAACCCGAGCCCTGGTTTACCGAAGACCGGGCGAACGGCATTCGAATCAATACCGGCGACGACAGCTTCCTGCCGACGCCGCTCACCACCACCTACCGGATTCGCTATCGCACCAACCGGCAGTTGGGGTTCTTCGAGCAGCACGATGAGCTTTACTGGAATGTGACCGGAACCGGTTGGATTTTTGACATTGAGTCGGCCTCGGCGCGGGTGCAGTTGCCCGAGCCGGTGCCGGCCAGTCAATTGCAGTTGGGTGTTTATACCGGCCCGCAGGGCAGTCGGGCCCAGCTCGCCCAAGCGGAGGTGACTGAACCGGGCGTGGTGCGGTTTGCCACCACTCAGCCGCTGGGTGTGCGAGAGGGGCTGACCATTGTGGTGGGCTTTCCAAAAGGTTTGGTGGCAGAACCCTCCGCGGGGCAGAGGGTCATCTGGTTTCTGACCGACAACCGGGCGCAGCTGCTCCTGCTGATCGGTCTGCTGGCGATACTGGGCTACTATCTGCATCACTGGCGCCGAGAGGGACGTGATCCTCAGACGGGTCCGGTGTTCGCGCGCTATTTCCCGCCCGAGGATTTCTCGCCCGGTGGTTTGCGTTACCTGGCCAAGGCACGCTACGACGATCGATGTTTCGCGGCGGAGCTGGTGCACTTGTCCGTGAAGGGGTTGCTCGCGATTTACCGTGACAAAAAGTGGCTTTCCGACAACTGGAGATTGCAAAAACTCAGTGAGGCGAATGATGTGGAACTCTCGCCAGCGGAGCGTGCCCTTTTCGCCCGACTGTTTGTGGGTGCCGACCAGATAACGCTCGAACAGGCAAATCACGCCATTTTGGGTGAGGCGAAAAGCCAACATCAGCGGGCACTCA is a window of Marinimicrobium sp. C6131 DNA encoding:
- a CDS encoding LemA family protein, yielding MSDFLWLGLILAAVLIWAVWCFNRLVRLRNQVCTAWSDIDVQLARRHDLIPQLVRTVQAYTDHERSLLTAVTELRARAVENQHPGQLAALENELEQSLSRLFILQESYPDLKADGNFSQLQRDLVETENLLQYARRFYNGAVRALNDRVLQFPDLLIARVAGFSTAEFFSAAEDQRDVVSVNREGMK
- a CDS encoding DUF2207 domain-containing protein; translation: MKAFLKGLLLAFFLAPSVLPASVQERILNFHSDIVVEADGTLDVTETIEVRAEGRNIRRGLYRDFPTRYRDRRGDRVVVGFEVVSVTRDGKPEPWFTEDRANGIRINTGDDSFLPTPLTTTYRIRYRTNRQLGFFEQHDELYWNVTGTGWIFDIESASARVQLPEPVPASQLQLGVYTGPQGSRAQLAQAEVTEPGVVRFATTQPLGVREGLTIVVGFPKGLVAEPSAGQRVIWFLTDNRAQLLLLIGLLAILGYYLHHWRREGRDPQTGPVFARYFPPEDFSPGGLRYLAKARYDDRCFAAELVHLSVKGLLAIYRDKKWLSDNWRLQKLSEANDVELSPAERALFARLFVGADQITLEQANHAILGEAKSQHQRALKQRFKPRYFVDNVGITVKGALASVALGAVAFWLVGNLASMTFWALMSALILLNGVFANLMRRPTKQGRKLLDHIEGLKLYLSVASRDEIAGLEHRNADEPPLNAERYESLLPFALALGVEEAWTGQFIKAVGTEAATSAAHAMHWYHGPLGRGGLASLGSDLGKTLSSQIASASAAPGTSSGGGGGGFSGGGGGGGGGGGR